A single region of the Capra hircus breed San Clemente chromosome 14, ASM170441v1, whole genome shotgun sequence genome encodes:
- the RNF139 gene encoding E3 ubiquitin-protein ligase RNF139 yields MAAVGPPQQQVRMAHQQVWAALEVALRVPCLYIIDAIFNSYYDSCQSRFCIGLQIFLRLLGIFVSSIVLILSQRSLFKFYMYSSAFLLAATSVLVNYYAALHIDFYGAYNTSAFGIELLPRKGPSLWMALIVLQLTFGIGYITLLQIHSIYSQLIILDLLVPVIGLITELPLHIRETLVFTSSLILTLNTVLVLAVKLKWFYYSTRYVYLLVRHMYRIYGLQLLMEDTWKRIRFPDVLRVFWLTRITAQATVLIYILRMANETASFFLSWDDFWDLICNLIISGCDSTLTVLGMSAVISSVAHYLGLGILAFIGSTEEDDRRLGFVAPVLFFILALQTGLSGLRPEERLIRLSRNMCLLLTAVLHFIHGMTDPVLMSLSASHVSSFRRHFPVLFVSACLFILPVILSYVLWHHYALNTWLFAVTAFCVELCLKVIVSLTVYTLFMIDGYYNVLWEKLDDYVYYVRSTGNIIEFIFGVVMFGNGAYTMMFESGSKIRACMMCLHAYFNIYLQAKNGWKTFMNRRTAVKKINSLPEIKGSRLQEIDDVCAICYHEFTTSARITPCNHYFHALCLRKWLYIQDTCPMCHQKVYIEDDIKDNTNTSNNNGFIAPNENPEEAVREAAAESDRELNEDDSTDCDDDAQRERNGVIQHTGTAAEELINDDTD; encoded by the exons ATGGCGGCGGTGGGGCCCCCGCAGCAGCAGGTGCGGATGGCCCATCAGCAGGTCTGGGCGGCGCTCGAAGTGGCGCTCCGAGTGCCCTGCCTTTACATCATCGACGCCATTTTCAACTCCTACTACGATTCCTGCCAAAGCCGGTTCTGCATCGGACTCCAGATCTTCCTCCGGCTCCTTG gtatattTGTATCCAGTATTGTCCTGATCTTGTCACAGCGATCGCTTTTCAAGTTTTACATGTACAGCTCAGCCTTTCTATTAGCTGCGACTTCAGTGTTGGTAAATTATTATGCTGCTTTGCACATTGACTTCTATGGTGCCTACAACACATCAgcttttggaattgagctgcttcCTCGAAAAGGGCCCTCGCTGTGGATGGCACTCATTGTTCTACAGCTAACATTTGGAATTGGATACATCACACTACTCCAAATTCATTCCATCTATTCACAGTTAATTATTTTGGATCTCTTGGTTCCTGTAATAGGCTTAATCACAGAACTACCGTTACACATCCGAGAGACTTtagtttttacttcttccttgATTCTCACATTAAATACAGTGCTTGTCTTGGCAGTGAAACTTAAGTGGTTTTATTATTCCACCAGATATGTTTATCTTTTAGTGAGGCACATGTATCGAATTTATGGATTACAGTTATTAATGGAGGACACATGGAAGAGGATTCGTTTCCCAGATGTCCTGCGAGTCTTCTGGCTAACAAGAATTACAGCTCAGGCTACAgtattaatatacattttaagaatgGCCAATGAAAcagcttccttctttctctcttgggATGATTTTTGGGACCTCATTTGCAACCTTATAATTAGTGGATGTGACTCTACACTCACTGTGCTGGGCATGAGTGCTGTAATTTCCTCAGTAGCCCATTATTTGGGTCTTGGAATATTGGCCTTCATTGGATCAACTGAAGAAGACGATCGGCGACTGGGCTTTGTAgcacctgttttatttttcattttggctcTTCAGACTGGTTTAAGTGGGCTAAGACCAGAAGAGAGACTTATCCGCTTAAGCAGAAACATGTGCCTTTTATTAACAGCAGTCCTGCATTTCATCCATGGAATGACAGATCCCGTACTAATGTCGCTCAGTGCCTCTCATGTGTCATCTTTTCGTAGACATTTTCCTGTGCTCTTTGTTTCTGCTTGCCTGTTTATTCTTCCTGTCATACTCAGTTATGTTCTTTGGCATCACTATGCACTAAATACATGGTTATTTGCAGTTACAGCCTTTTGTGTGGAACTCTGCTTAAAAGTAATAGTTTCTCTCACTGTTTATACGTTATTCATGATTGATGGCTACTATAATGTCCTCTGGGAAAAGCTTGATGATTATGTCTACTATGTCCGTTCAACAGGCAATATTATTGAATTTATATTTGGAGTAGTAATGTTTGGAAATGGGGCTTATACTATGATGTTTGAGTCAGGAAGTAAAATCCGGGCTTGTATGATGTGCTTACATGCCTATTTTAACATCTACTTACAAGCGAAAAATGGCTGGAAGACATTCATGAATCGTAGAACTgctgtaaaaaaaattaattcacttCCTGAAATAAAGGGGAGCCGCCTACAAGAAATAGATGACGTATGTGCAATCTGCTACCATGAGTTTACAACATCTGCTCGTATCACACCGTGTAATCATTATTTCCATGCACTTTGCCTTCGGAAATGGCTGTACATTCAAGATACTTGTCCAATGTGCCATCAAAAAGTGTACATTGAAGATGATATCAAGGATAACACAAATACATCTAACAACAATGGATTTATTGCACCCAATGAAAATCCAGAGGAAGCTgtaagagaagctgctgctgaaTCTGACAGGGAATTGAATGAAGATGACAGTACAGATTGTGATGATGACgctcaaagagaaagaaatggagtgATTCAGCACACAGGCACAGCAGCTGAAGAACTGATTAATGACGATACTGATTAA